GTGGTTTTAAGGTTTCTTAAGTTATGGTTTAgtaatgttctttattaaaacCCTTGCTAAACCATACCAGATATTCCAACTTCGATCAGAATTATGTGATATCTTAAGTACTAGCCGCTCTTACATTTTAACCATGACTTTGAGCCCGTCTGGAAGTGATTACCGAGGGAATATAATCACTTTTGGGAGTAATGTTTTGGGTTGCTTAAGTTTTTAAAAGCAACTTTTTATAAAAGTTGACACCATAGTTAAGTTTGGTaaacgaaataaaaaaaaaaaaaaattctaaatcaTAGGTTCAAAACAGTAGAAAACAAAAGCAGATTTACACATATTTATCAAAAAGATGTTTTTTTTCTGTAAAAGACAAACAAACAATACCaattaatgaaattttgtgTTTACTCTCAGAATCACTTTTGCTTTTCAACGACTGTCTCAATCAAAAGAAACTgcaaaaatttgagaaaaaacTTGCCTACGCCTGTTTCATAACACGAGTCGATGTCTTAAATTTAATCTCATATTTCGCTCATTTAATATAACAATTGTGAGAGACTCGCTTAAGAAAAATAGATATATACAAGTCTTTGTCctgtttaaaattcaaataaaccGCAATAAGAATGAAAGATGCACTATAcaaacatacacgtgaagctaAAGAGCAAGCTAGAAAGCTAAATATGAGTTAGCTAGATTGTCatatctaaagtttggttttcTTAACACCTTTTTTGTGATTTGGCGTCACTCATTTGTGTATAAAGACCAAAAATCACGGCAATTTCAACCTCCACTTTCAACTTTGGTTAAAGTTTTTGATACTACCCACCTAACACTCATATCATTCcccttcttttgtttccaattttTTATCCATATCTTCTCTCTCACACCAACTACCGTCCATGAATCGCCCCAGGCTACAAATCCAATAAGCTACACAAATGGTAAATGGAAAAGCAAGAAGAGGGATTGATtgaacaaaaataccctcaattttatGGAGGTTTTCCACAGAATTATTAAAATGATTGACGGTAGGCaaactcagggaccatttctatcgaTTTTCAATCTTAATGGccaaagtgagaagttatgTGAATCTCAGTAatcattttgaataaaaaaaatcaatttttttttagggttttcatgTCCATGGATCCATGATAACATTACATTTCAGAAAAAAATTTGGAGCTTTGTACCTTAATAAAATACTTTTCAATGGAGAAAAAGcactaatgcaatttcaaaattaagaataaaTTAGAACATGACAAGTGATTTGCTCAGAGGTTTTCCTTTTCCAATTAAACTCTCCAAAGTGTTTTTCATATATAAAACTTCTAGTTTactaaaattttcctttttctactCACTTATGGATCACCACATTGTCTAAAGCAAAACCAGCCTTGAAAAGTTACACATATATTCAACTTTTCCTTCTCCAAATTATCCCAAAACCCATCCAAATCAGATTAACTATATACAACACATCCTAAAAGTGTCTACACAAAATGATGAAAATCTGAAatctgtagagagagagagagagagagagagagagagagagagagagagggagggagggagagggtgaAGGCTTTgattcttcttttcccttggcCTTGTAATTCAGTCAGATATTGAAGAATGCAAACTTCTCTCAAACTAGCGTCTTTTGCTATAACTACatattatcttcttcttcttcttccattaGTTGGCTGCTCATTTCATGAAGATGTCAACCAACACAGCAGTCACAATAACATAAAAGAAAACATTCACAAGGTATAGTGTTTTTAAATcggttttgctttttttttttcttccggcTTTTCGGATGAATTTCTTCTTATTCCCCTTCTCGGATTGTTGTGTTTGCAGCTGAGTCCACGAATGACGTCTAACGTTACAGTTCACGGCCTCCTCGCATGGTTTTCAATTGGGTTTTTGATGCCTCTTGGAATACTTGTAATTAGAATGTCTGTTAGAGAGGAACGTGGGACAACAAGAGCCAAAGTTCTCTTCTACCTCCATGTTATTTTGCAGGCAAGCTCTTCTTAATTTCttctcatctttctttcttccATTTCGAGCTGTTTTCCGAAAATTATCTAATTAGAACTAAGAACACTGATTATCCAATTACCATTTCATTAACTGGATTAATTATGATCATTGAGTTAAACACATCAGTAATCTTTCAAGTTTTGATCTTTAAACATCAGTAATCTTTCAAGTTTTGATCTTTCTTCTCAGTAATCATGATAAGCCACTTTAACTTTAATCATGCTGTCCactgtttcttttttgtttataaacCTATCTGCACCAcctttttaattactttaaggTTGAAAAAATACTGCAACCATATTTGTCGTCCTATATGATTACTTGAACAGCAAGAATACATAGCAAGTTTCTCTCTTTCTGCTTAAACTCATGAATTTGTCTCCTCCAACTCAGTAAGATCCTACACTAATCAATCTTTGTATACTTATTTTGATTAACTTTGCAAACTAAACTCACCATAATCATTCCTATTTTTGTATATAAAAGTAGATTGCAGATCATCACTGTCTGCTACGTACTCCATATACTGGCATAATTGCTCCGTCGACGTAATAATTTAGGCATGTTAAATACAACTGTTATTGTATATGGTGGCTTCTGATTGAACTTCGATGTATACACAGATGCTGTCAGTGCTTGTTGCCACAGCTGGAGCTGTGATGTCCCTAAGAAACTTTGAGAACTCATTCAACAACCACCACCAGAGATTAGGTCTTGCACTTTATGGTTCCATATGGATACAAACCCTAATAGGATTTTTCAGGCCACACAGGTAACAGTTAAGTAAGGGAAAGTTCGGTCCACATCTATTATAAATAGACAAAAATAACCCTAAAGTTGTGAATTTTTACACCATTGGCCGGCCCTTCCTTCAGTCTAACAGTCAAGTTAACCTTTGTTTTCTAAACAGAAGGAGGAGCCAACAGTGTAATGATTTATAACTCTAAAAAGTTgcttttgtcaaattttttaaaGCCACGCACCGAACTGTTAGAATATTGATCCGTCGTTAATTAGTATTAGATTTGAATGAGAGTTTTTGTTTCTTATAGGGGAAAGAAAGAATGGAGTTTTTGGTACTTGGCACATTGGATGCTTGGGACAATGATATCATTGTTTGGGATAATCAACATCTACACTGGATTAGAAGCCTACCATAAGAGAACACAGAGAAGCTCAGGACTTTGGACTATTCTTTTCACAGCTGAGGTCTCCTTCATTGCTGCCTGTTATCTCTTCCAAGACAAAAGAGATTACATACAAAAGCAAGGAGTGATTAGCAATCTTGAACAGCCGATCACAATCAGGCAACAAGATGAAGAAACTGCTCAGAGGCAGCAGCAAATTCAAAGGGACTTGTTGCCAGATCAGCAGCCATGTGGCAAAGTCAATGCACTCAAGAACTTGTTTGACTGAACTACAACATATATAGGTTTTGTTTATCTATTCTGCTTTTGTTTGTGAGTGctcatttgtttaattttttttcttttttttatgcatGCACTTTGTGCAACTGTGGGTGATTTTTAACAGGACAGTGATGGAGTGCATGCATTAAAAAGTCGATGATGGAGAGGGCACTCAGAATGTCATATACATATTAATTTGTATACATATTTATGAACACCAATAAGAAGGAAATTCTGAGGAGTGTCTCAATTGCTGTACACTGTTGATGTATCATCGTGTGTAAAGTTGGATATTTGACCATCAAAACGACACAATAAGAACACAAGAACGTATTACAGTTCATTTAAAGTTGGGTTACGTTCACActaatgtaattttatttttaatatgatCATCGGGTTAcaaaaatttaaacattaactAAGGGTGTTCGTAGTTATACAACCACCAATACTACAAAGGAAAATATTGCTCTTTCAGAGACAAATTGACTAAGTTCCTTATGTGACTTAAAAGTTAAggtggtaaaatgtaattttttttttaaagaaacaatattatttaaacTAAAGAAGAAAGGgtaggcttagcctcataatgtgattcaaattttccTTTGACGAAAGTCGAatttaagacctcttacttacatataaggaggaatatcactagaccgtagtaatAAGTGGCTAAATGCAATTTATGTTTAGCAATTTTGAATATTAACTAAGGGTGTTTTGGTAAATTAAATTTCTAGTTTATCCTGTACCGTGTGCGCCCACCCAAACCAACCCAGATTTCCCCATTCTTCTGCCTTCTCCCTTTTGACCCACTGTAGAACTCCACATACTCTAGTGATCAATGGCTGACCACCACCATGACCATCACCACCATCATGATCATGATCATGGTCATAGCCATTTGAGTTCAGCAACACCAAATTCATTTGTGGGCCCAGATGGGAAGGTGTACCATAGCCACGATGGGCTGGCACCACACTCACACGAACCCATATACTCCCCCGGGTACTTCAGCAGAAGAGCTCCACCTCTCCTCTCCAGGAATTTCAATGAAAGGGCTTTCACCATTGGCATTGGTGGACCTGTTGGTACCGGGTAAGCTGGGTAATTTTtgcctttaatttatttatttttaatgttttgaaataTTGAAAACAATTTCAAATTTATCAACTGCATCATTAGCTTAATAGACTAGAATTGATCTAAAGATTAACACTTTATTTTTATTCTAATTCTGCTTCTGGATTTTTGAGTCTATGGTTGTGATTTCCGCACTTCTTTTTCACCTTTTGCACTCccgattgaataaatcaaaggaaaatcaaGCGATATAGTGAAGGGAGTGCAGAAATCACTCTCGGTTAGGAGGGATTGTCtaatctcttctttttttttagacTCGTATGTTTTGTGCAGTTTTCATCAATTCAGCAAGGTGGGTTTGTATTGGTTTCCCCAGATTCTCCCTGGAAATTGTTTAGTTGCTTGGACAGTGTAGCACCCACCAGCAATATCAAATTATCCTCATTTTGCAGCATggcaatttataaatttataaattcttaGTTGTGATTCTTGTGAATACTAATTTGCTAGAGCAAATCGTCCGGTTCAATGAGAGTTGATGAAATTCTGCTTCATGTCATGCAGGAAAACTGCTCTGATGTTGGCTCTGTGTAAACTTTTGCGTGACAAGTACAGTCTTGCTGCTGTAAGTAGGAACAGTTTCGAATATTTAAGCTTTTGTGTCTTTACCTTTTCACAAAACTGTATTGCAGTTTCGCATAGTAGTTGTTAGTGTCTGTGAAGACCTTTAACGCCGGTGCTTCAAGTCGATTGAGGAAAGGGTAAAGATAATAAGCGTAACAATTGCAGGTGACAAATGATATATTCACAAAAGAGGATGGTGAGTTCTTGGTGAAGAATGGAGCACTTCCGGAAGAAAGAATACGTGCTGTGGAAACTGGGGGCTGCCCACATGCTGCAATTCGCGAAGACATCAGTATTAACCTTGGCCCTCTTGAGGAGCTTTCAAACTTGTACAAGACCGACATACTGCTTTGTGAATCTGGCGGAGGTATTTTCCAAAAGCAGTTGTAGAAGACTATTGCAAATGACTTGATCGTTTCAGTTTGATTATTGCAAATGACTGGTGGTAGATTGTTCTAATAAGCGTGAAATTAAATGACTTTATGGAGCCATCTGGAGTTTGGTGttaatttgagaaaattcagcTTGATCAGCGgaaaatgtttcaaaaatttaGTTCGGATGGAAATGCTTATTGTAAAGTTTCCAGAAATGGAGGAATTTTGTATGTGAATGATGACTAGTGGCTAATTGAGGTTTTCTACTTATTTTCTGAAACGCTATGCAATTTAATTTGTGTGGATGCAGATAATTTAGCCGCGAACTTCAGCAGGGAGCTGGCTGACTATATCATTTACATAATCGATGTATCTGGAGGTGATAAAATTCCACGAAAAGGTGGCCCCGGCATCACTCAAGCTGACCTCCTGGTATGCGTTTTTTGCTGTTGTTCCGAATACCATTTCTGTCTAGTATCTACTATCAATTGTGTTGACTATATTTTGATTAAATAATAAGGGATTGATGTGTGAATGACTTAATAACATTGGATTGCAGGTGATAAACAAGACTGACCTTGCACCAGCAGTTGGAGCTGATTTGGCAGTGATGGAGCGTGATGCACTACGAATGCGAGATGGAGGGCCATTTGTCTTTGCTCAGGTTGGTTGGTCGTACCATCCATTTGGTTCACTAGCGTTTATAAACATGGTGTGAGCTTGATATTTGTGCTTTTAAAACTTGGAGATGCACAAATGCACTAATTTGCTTGTTCACATGAAATCAAAAACCTGTGTTTGCTCAGTTTTGGAAATCACATCATCTGTGATTACTACATATCCTCGACACTATTATCCCTGTCAATGTTTCGTTGTGCCAGGAAGGTGGTTCTCAAATGATTTGTTGTTATAGGAACGATATTGAATTTTTATGTTCATGATTTACATGCTTGTGAACCGTGTATGTGCAGGTGAAGCACGGGAAAGGAGTAGAGGAAATCGTGAACCACATATTACAGGCTTGGGAAGTAGCAACAGGGAAGAAGCGCCACTGAATCCGTCATCCATGAAGTTTGGTACCTTGTTTCGTCTGTCCCTCTACGTTGAAGCCTCGATGAATAAATGTGACTTCAATTTTATGTCTCTTTTATTGCACGTAAGTGGATGTTTGACACTTCGTTGCTTCCATCGTTTCAGTCCAGTTATAAATGGAGTAAGAAGGCTCCTTTGCTTCAATGTACCTCAGTTGAGTTGTATGTCCTAAAAGATCAAGGCAGTCACTTTATTGAGCTACATATGTCTAACAGGGGTGATTTTCGGACTAATCGGATCAAAATACAGGGTTTCAATACCAATCCAAAAATTTCGAATCAAACTTTGTTTCTAATTGCGGAATATTCAGATTGTACAAAGTTTTCGAAATTTTTGGAATcggttttattttgtaaactAGGTTCACAGGGATTCGACGTGAGAACGGATTGCCGGCTATTGACTGCTTGACGCCTCCCCCTCTTCTTTTATTCGGGCTTGGAACCGGCAATGAATAATACAGCCACACACCAGAGATAAACATCTAGTTTGGTAAATTGCAGCAAATAGTTctgtaaaaaagaaagaaagaaaatagtgGTAAATTACAAGAATGGGCCCGAATGGGCCGGGCCACAATGTGGCGGTGGAGTCCATTACCAATTTACCACCCACCCGACTGAAGAAGCGAAATTCCGCGAATCCGATGAAATTAAGGGGTGTATTTaattgagaatgtgagagattttaatggatttataaattcatgaatttttatggagtttaattgatttgtagagattccatataaaattttgatttaattccctcaaaatctcataGGAAGAGAtgagatttgtggatacttaaaatacactacgaaatctctcaaattccctctaattcctcaactttctcaaattctttaaaatcaatttctagttgaatacaccttgaatgttataaacttctttaaaatcttaattgaatacacctgaatttctaaggattttaataaactattttaaaattctaattgaatacacctaaaatttgagagaattacttaaaatcctgattgaatagccctaaattcattaaaagaattaaaatcccttaaaATCTCAAGTGAATATACTCCCTAAATTCgaacagaggaagaagaaaccaGAAATCTCCAGTTACCAACCAACAATTTCAATCCTACGGAAAAATGGCGGCGGAGGACGAGGAGCCAAAGAAGAGAAGGATGGTGGTGGAATCCCTCGGATGGCTGACGGAGTCTTCAATTATGCCGAAGAAGCACCGCGCCATCGCCGGCGTCGGAGCTTCCTCAATCATGGAGCTCAAGGCCCAACTGTATCAATCCCAAGAAGAATCCAAGAAGTCTAAAGAACTCGCCGGCTCCGACATCGAGTTCCATCGCGCCAAGAAGAGAATCACCGCACACGACGGTTTCTCCGCCAAGAACTCCGGCGTCGACGCCCGGGCCCACAAGTAcgtctttttctttcctttttcccaattttttttctgggttgaatTACAATTTACTTAATTATCAGCTGTTTTGTTGGGTTAGTGTAATTTaagatttagggtttcttttggtaATTTAGGGTTCCTGTTGTTATCTGATtacaaatttagggtttttgggttcTTTTTAGTGAGAAGATGAGATTTTTGAGCTCTCTGTTTTGGACATTTCAACTTCTGTTCAATTACCTCTAGGCTTTAATTTGGGTTTCTGCTAAAATCAAACCCAATTATGTTTTTTTGCTGGTTTAAATTCAGGGACAAGCTTGAGCTGAAAGCAGTTCATGATGGATCGGCGAGCTATGCAGCGTTGGAAAGGAAGGCTGCATTGTACGATAAGCTAGCAAGGGGAGAGCTATCagatgaagaagataaagagaAGTATTGTGTGGATTTTTTCGGCAAGAGAGTTGAGCAGGACGAACCGCAGCAGACTCAGCACCGTGATTCACCTGCAGTAGTATCTCCGGAGAATCAAGATGGCGAGATCAACGCTTCTACGCTGTTTAGCACGAAACCTTTGGGGCTTGGGCGAGCGGATGCGACAGTGGACAATGATATTCACAAGCGTTTTGTGaggtaaaattttcaaattatttctgTGTTAAGTTATAAGTATATATGCCGTACAGACAGTTTAGTTAGAGTTAACTAAACATAATCGAATAATGAAAAAGCATTCGTCGCTTGAGTGAACCTTTGTTAGTGTTATACTGTTATTTTTTCAGTGTTACCATATTCTATATAACTCTGGATACTTAACGTTTAGCCACAGTAATTTGGTGTTGCCGCTGTTCCTCTTCTAAGCGTCAAAGGTGAAGTAGTTGAGCTGAGACTCATATTTGGGCTGGGGGTTGGTAGTAGAACTCGAATCTAACTGCTATGAATGAGTTGCTTAAGCTCTTTGAACCGTTCTTGATGTGCATTcctgttttttaattttcatttgctCTATATGGGACTGCCGATCTATTCTGTTAAATTTCATCTGATTTCATAAGTCCTGTACAATGTCTTGAGTGCCGGAAATGAGCTGAATAAAgtataaaaagaataaaagagtgTAGTTTTAGAACTACGCTTTCGACACAAAAACTAGGAATCTATTTCATCAATAAATGAAAAAATAGTTTGGATTGGATTAAGGTTTCTCTTATTCTCTTCTTTCGTATAGTTTCTCCATTTACATGGGGTGTTACTTATTGATTGAATCTAGTCCTTCATCGTCCTGGCCACAGATATGTATTGCTTGATTGAAATCTCTATGCTCCTGGCAACAGACATCTCATGATTTCTGGTCTTGTGTTCCTTTTCTTCAGGGAAGTACACGAAGAAGCAAATCAAGCAAGAGAGATGGCGTCTAAGCTCAAACTGCGTAGGGAAGAGCAAGCAGCTGCTCGTCGGGAGAAGTTAAAACAGGCTTATATACGGAAACAGTTAGAGAGACTTAAAACAGCATCATGTAATAAGGAACAGACAGAATGAACAGCAGTAGGCGATGATGACCACAATAGCCATCTCGAATCCTGCTGTTCGCTTCAGGGTTCATTTTCGAAGGAAAGAAACATGTTAAGCCGATTGACGCCAACCAAGTGACTCCATTTGACATGTATTCTGCTTGAGCAATCAAAAAACTGTAATTATTAGTCTTTTTCCTTCATATATTTGTACCTTTGATGTAGTGATGTACCTTCTATCAATGCTTTCCCCTTCTTGGCCTTGCAAACACCCTTTCgaaaggaagaaatcaatttgTCCAGTTAAAcacaaatggaggccaaaatgagttaggggtgaggatcggagatcaggaaataccaaagagcgatcgttttcgctacctaggatctatcttgcaaaagaacggagaattagatggagatctcaaccatagaatacaagctggatggatgaagtggaagagtgaaTCCGGTGTGTTttgtgatcgtcgtatgccactgaagcttaagggaaaattttataggacggcaataaggccggcgatgctgtatggcacagaatgttgggcggtgaagcaccaacacgtacacaaaatgggtgtagcggagatgaggatgcttcgttggatgtgtgggcacacgagaaaggataagattaggaatgaggatatccgaggtaaagtaggagtagccgaaattgaaggaaaactgagagaaaattggttacggtggtttggacatgtgcaaagaaggcctactgacgctccggttagaagatgcgactacgggacagaggttcagggccgaaggggtagaggaagacctaggaaaactttggaagagactctaagaaaagacttagagtacttggatctaacggaggacatgacacaggatcgagcacaatggcgttctaagattcatatagccgacccgactcaatgacttggatttttcaagtctccaatcgagaagttttccccactcgggaaattaagggaacactacctcaacttacatgctccactcacaaagcttcaacatacaagcttcaacaaaagaaaaattcaaagaacttagtgaagaaggctttggtgtatttaacacaatacgttgaaatgaaacaaagcttatttatcgatatctctaagaagttacaaatatgtacatatacacgagtcaaaataaacaaacaagagggagccttcacaaagattgcttaggagaagtctcagcagtcggcagagccccagaaagagaaggtaccggagggggatcattcagagcctcagtactggacagcaccctagaaggaggaggcatcggaggttgatcatttggagcttcattacgcggtacagccccagaagacgaaggcaataaaggcctttggaacaaacccacaaacctctgataatcatgtaaaatctgaccatcagattccttcatctggtcaagcttcctcttcatgtttgtagcatagtcatgagcaagccggtgcaactgtttattctcatgcttgagccctctaatctcctgtttgagactcatcacttcagccgccaatgattcaacttggcgagttcgagcaaatagacgttgggccatattagacacagaacctgcacactgaacactgagagccagagaatccttaacagccaactcatcagaccgtttggaaagtagtctgttatctttgggagtgagaaggttcctggccaccaccgcagcggtcatatcattcttcatcacggaatccccaacggtaagaggaccagtaggggataagaaggatgtgcgccatatgttgtctggagaaggcgtggctgcctcttctacaaggttcaagtcaaaacgacggtcggaagggtcagacattttcaaaggtgttgaagagaaaagaggtcggacaaatcaagatcttagaaatgcaagaatggagcttctactggtggagattcaagtgtgctttggagcttctactcgatggagcttcagaaatcgaagaggcgcctgctcagaaatcgaaaagacgtttgttttctcaaaagctgggctgctcagagaccacaagGGCCGATATCAGGAATCAAAGAGGcgttttgctttctcaaaagctgggatgctcaaagaccacgaaggtcgatcgcagaaatcgaagaggcgcttgctttctcaaaagctgggctgctcagagaccacgagggccgatctcagaaatcgaagaggcacctgctttttcagccttgtcagcacctgtcacatgcacactcaactttgcggaaattacaggcattatgtcgaagatttctagtgaagtagaaagcacgtgaatgttacttTTCAATCgttcactttccacacgcaacatcagctcacaggtaccacatataactttgccaaaaat
This genomic interval from Malus domestica chromosome 05, GDT2T_hap1 contains the following:
- the LOC103427884 gene encoding uncharacterized protein, which codes for MQTSLKLASFAITTYYLLLLLPLVGCSFHEDVNQHSSHNNIKENIHKLSPRMTSNVTVHGLLAWFSIGFLMPLGILVIRMSVREERGTTRAKVLFYLHVILQMLSVLVATAGAVMSLRNFENSFNNHHQRLGLALYGSIWIQTLIGFFRPHRGKKEWSFWYLAHWMLGTMISLFGIINIYTGLEAYHKRTQRSSGLWTILFTAEVSFIAACYLFQDKRDYIQKQGVISNLEQPITIRQQDEETAQRQQQIQRDLLPDQQPCGKVNALKNLFIYSLNSNRGRRNQKSPVTNQQFQSYGKMAAEDEEPKKRRMVVESLGWLTESSIMPKKHRAIAGVGASSIMELKAQLYQSQEESKKSKELAGSDIEFHRAKKRITAHDGFSAKNSGVDARAHKDKLELKAVHDGSASYAALERKAALYDKLARGELSDEEDKEKYCVDFFGKRVEQDEPQQTQHRDSPAVVSPENQDGEINASTLFSTKPLGLGRADATVDNDIHKRFVREVHEEANQAREMASKLKLRREEQAAARREKLKQAYIRKQLERLKTASCNKEQTE
- the LOC103434991 gene encoding urease accessory protein G, whose amino-acid sequence is MADHHHDHHHHHDHDHGHSHLSSATPNSFVGPDGKVYHSHDGLAPHSHEPIYSPGYFSRRAPPLLSRNFNERAFTIGIGGPVGTGKTALMLALCKLLRDKYSLAAVTNDIFTKEDGEFLVKNGALPEERIRAVETGGCPHAAIREDISINLGPLEELSNLYKTDILLCESGGDNLAANFSRELADYIIYIIDVSGGDKIPRKGGPGITQADLLVINKTDLAPAVGADLAVMERDALRMRDGGPFVFAQVKHGKGVEEIVNHILQAWEVATGKKRH